AACCGCGAACCGAAGGAGGTTGCTCGCTGGTCGGTGGCGTTGCTCGGTGGGCTGCGTCAGGGCGAGGCGCTCGGCTTGGACTGGGAGCACGTCGACTGGGCGGCGCGCGCCATCCACGTGCGTCAGGCTCAGGCGTACGTCGGCGGCGAGTACATCCTGCAGACTCCGAAGACGGCGCGGTCGGTGCGCAGCGTGCCGATGATGAACGACCTGTATGCCGACCTGCACGCTTACTGGGTGGAGGCTGGTAGCCCGCGAACGGGCCTAGTGTTCGGCCCCGCCAACACCGGAGTCGACTCGCGGAAGTGGAAGAACCATCAGCGCCTCGCACGGATCGCTGAGCCCGTGTCGGTGCACTCGTGCCGCAAGACGACAGGCAGCATGCTCTCCGACGCTGGCGTGCCGTCACGCATCATCGCGGACATTCTGGGGCAGGAGAACCCGGAGGTCACCGACGCGCATTACATTCGGACGGAGTTGGACATCCGCCGGAAGGGCATCGACAAGGTCGGGAAGCTGCTGACGAAGGCGACGAAGCAGCTCGAGAAGAAGGACGCGCCCTGATGGACATCGACTCCCACCCCACGCCGACGCCGCCCGCTGAGGGCGAGGTCTCGCAGGACGTCGAGGTCGTGACGGCGGCTGATCTGCGCGCGGGCGACCGTGTCGTCATGGATGGTGACGTCGTCGTGGTCGAGTCGGTGATGCGCTCGGGCGATCGCGTGTACGTGCGCGCGGATGGCGTGCCGGTGTCGGCGCTCGCTGGCGTGAGAGTGGAGCGGGTGCTGTAGACGCACGAAAAGCGCCCCCCACCTCGCGATGAGGTGGGGGGCGCTTCGTTGCACCTGGCGGATGCCGGGGTGCTCTACTTTGCACGGTAGGGCTACAGCGTACCAGCAGCGTCGGGCTCTCACTCTCACTCAGAGTTGCACCAGAGTGCGACTGAAGTGTGAGAGTGAGAGTCAGCGTGCAGCGTCGGCTTTGGTATCGCTCGCCGTCTGGTCGGGGGGGATGACCTGCAGGTGGTCGCCCGCGTCGTCGGGGATGCCGTTGCCGTTGTCGGCGTGACGGCCACCGCGTGCATGCTCGTCCTCGCTGTCGCGCAGGATTCGCCCGTACTCGACGAGCTTGTCCGGGGTGAGGTACGCGGCGATGACGCCAGCGAGCCAGGGGATACCCGCGATCACCGCGTCGGGCACGCTGACGCCGGACGCGGTGATCGCCCACATGATCAGGGCCGTAATGAAACCGACCGCACCGCCGGCCGCTACCTTCGTGGTCGGCATCTTGTCCGTGCTCGTCACAGCTCGCCTCCTTCGATGGCGACGCCGAGCTTGAAGTACGTCTCGCCGCCAGGGATGCCGTCAACGACTGCACCGACCTTCGCCTGCACCTTGCTCCACGTCTCGCGGCCCGCGATGCCGTCGACCTTCGCGCCGACGAGCTTCTGCAGCGCGGAGATGGTGAGCTTGCCGGGGATGCCGTCGACGACGAGGCCGTGTGCCTTCTGGAACGCGCGCACGGGCCATGCGGGCAGGGTAGGCCGCGCTGCCTTCGGGGTGCGGAACACGCCGCGCTTGTCGCCGACGTTCGACCAGGGGCCGTCGTCGATGTGCAAATGCATGTTCGCGCCGGAGTGGTTCTCGACGTAGCCATAGATGCCGCACGTCACGGACAGGCCGTGGCCCCATGCGATGTGCTGGCCGACCTTCTCGAACCATGCGCGCTCGTCTTCGCTGTTCGGACCGCGGGGGTCGCGGTTGACGTCGCACGCGCACGCGCGACCGCCGTAGCCGGTCGCGGCGTGTCGCGAACCGTTGATGTGGAACGACGGGTTCGCCTTCGGATACTCGAGCGCGTAGCAGCCGAGCGCCTTGAGATCGTTGACGGCAGCGAGGAGGTGGGCGGCTGCGAGCTTGGAGTCAGCCCATGCGGAATCGACCATCAGACGTTCATCGCCTTCCACGTGAGGGGGCCGACCAGGCCATCAGCCGTGAGCTTGTGAGCGGCCTGCCATGCGGCGACCTTCGCCTTCGTGGCTGGGCCGTAGATGCCATCCGCGCTGGCGCCGACGGCCTTCTGGATGCGCGCTACGACGCCCTTGTCGGCGACGCGCACGCCGGAGTGCGAGCGCACCGTGCCGTCGTTGGGGCCGTACCAGTGGCCGGGGGGCAGCGGGAACGTGTTGCTCGGGGCAACGGCCGCGGCCTGGCCGAGGTAGCCGCGCACCTTCGCGATGTAGGTGTCCCACGGGAACGACGGGCCGGGGTCGGTGTGCCCGCCTCGGGGGCCATAGGCGTTCGTCGCGTCGACGTGGCCGATGATGCCGCGAGCGCCCGCAGCGAGCTGGCTGGGCGTCAGGTGCACGGCGGGGATGGCGTATCGGCGGCACAGGTCGGCGGTCAGGCGCGCGGACAGCTCGAGCATGGCGCGGGAGTAGTCGTCGCCCCACTGGCCGGGGTTCTGTGCGGCGTAACCGGCGTGTTCGATCTGGAGGCCGTCGGCGTTCGCGCCGGGGGTTGCCCACGCGGTGTTCGCTTCGTCGACGCAGCGCACGATCGAGTCGCTGTCGACGACGTAGTGCGCGCTCGAGCGGGCGGCCGCGGTTGCGAACCAGTTGCGCGCGACGTCCTCGGCGATCGTGCCGCGCTCGGGTGCTTCGACGGTGTGGATGACGACGACACGCACGTTGCGGGCGCGGCCTCGCGTGAAGTTCGGGGACGGGATCGTCGTGATGGGCAGGGACATCGCTTCTCCTTGCGCGGGGCATGCGAACGCCCCGGCCAGGTGGCGCGGGGCGTGGATGGTGTGGGGGTCAGAAGATGGACGGCGGCGGGTCGATGTCGATGCCCGCTTGGACGAGTGCCGCGTAGGCCTTGCGGTCCCATTTGGCGTGCTCGGTGAGGTAGTGGCGCTGTGATCGCTCACGCTCGTCGGACGCTTCGATGCGCTCCGTGAGATTTGCGACCTGGCGGCGCAGGTCGGCGATGTCGGCGCCGTCGCGTTCGATTGCGGTGCGTCGCTTCGCGTCTGACCATTCACGGAAGGTCGACAAGAAGCTGCGCGAGAGGATGCCGAGGACGCCGGCGAAGATCGTCGCTGCGATCATGATGCTCGACTGGCTGACGTCGACCTCGTTCACCTCGGCCCCTCCACTTTCTCGACGGTGACGGCTTCACCGGCCTTGATCGGCGCCGGGCCCGTGCGCCACCAGATCAGCCAGTGCATGAGCGTCGGCAGGATGAGTACCGACGCGCCGCGCACCCCGTCCAGCCAGGGGCGGGTCAGGGAAGCGGCGAGGATGCCGACCGCGAGCGCCGAGTACGTCACCGCGAGGATGCTGTGCCCGAGGTAGACGATGAGGTGGCGGCGAGCGCGCACGCCGTAGGCGAGGACGAGCGCGCCGAGGTAGAAGAAGATCGCCCACGCCCACATCGGCGCGAAGCCTTCGACTGCGGTGAGCGAGGCCGAAGCGTCGTCTCCGCTGCTGTAGTCGAATGCCCTGACGATCGGCATGATCATCAGGGCGTACAGGATGAGCATGTGGTCGGCGCTCGTGAGCCTGGCGGGCTGCCATGAGCCGCGCCGCAAGCGGTGCAGCCGGCGGCGTTTCACCCCTCGGCCCTCGCCTCGCGCACCTTCTGGACGACTGCTTTGATCTGGTCGTCGGTGACGGCTTCCGGGTTGGCGCCGGGGCGGGGGGTGGGCTGGTAGGTCGCGACGGCGTAAGCGTGCACGTCGCTGAGGGTATGGTCGTCGTCGACCCGGGCGGCGACGAGTTCGCCACGGTGCTGCTCGGCCCACCCCTGGGGGTTGTCGATACCGGCGACTTCGGCGGCAGCGATGAAGCGGGCGAGGAGGTCGTTGTCGTTGCGTGCGGCGATGTGCTGAGCGAGGGTTGCCATGATGGATCCTTTTGGGTTGGGGGTTTAGGCGGGAGTGCCGGGGAGTGTTGTGGGCCATCTGGGGGACGGGATGGTGACTTGTCCGCGTGCCTCCCCCCCGTGCGGTCGATTCTGAACCGGCCATTGGGGAGCACCCAGCCTTCCGCGCCCTTTAGCGGCACGAAGAATTGAGATGGGGTTGAGTAGTCGAGCGGGACATCCCAGCGGGAGGCTCCTGCGTCGAGCAGGCCGTCGATGATGAGGCGCAGGATGCCAGGCTCCCAGCGGGCGAGGACGATGAGCGAGGACCATGCGGCGGGCTGGTCGGTCGTGATTCGTCGCCAGCCCGTGCATCCGTAGACCACTACCCACGAGCTGCTGGACGTGCCCGTAGCGATCCAGCGCCATGCGCCGTTCGTGCCTGCCGTGTCGGTGTAGCAGGTGCCTGCTGCGGGCGGGGTGATGACGCCGTATGGTGAGCCTGTGCCGCGCATCTCGTACGCCGTCTGCCCTGTTCCCGACCCGCCGGCACCGTCGGCACCACGCGGGATTCCGAACGTCAGCTCGAGATTCGGGTACGTGCCCGAAACTGCGGCAGTCGCGGCAGCCCCGGCCGAGAGCGTCGACGCTGACGCCGTGAACACTGGCGCGGGCGGTGATGCGCCGTCCTTGCCGGGGGGGCCTGGGTCTCCCTTGGGTAGCGTCAGGTTGAGTACCTGGCTCGGCGATGTGCCCGTGATCGACGCGGCGGCCTGAGCGCCCGACGTCACGCTACCGATGGTGAGCACGTTCGCGGGGCCGGGAGAGCTCGTGCCGCTCCCGCCGCCGTCACTTTTCGGTAGCACGAGGTCAAGAATCTGGTCGGGCGAGGCGCCGCGAATCGAAGCCGAAGCTGTCGGCCCGCTCGTTACTGACCCGATGCTCAGCGTGTTCGCAGGCCCAGGGTCGCCCCGCAGTCCCTCGGCTTGGAGGCGCTTAATCTCCTCGCGTAGCAGGGATGCCTCGTCCGGGGCGAGCGGCCTTACCGTCGACACGTCGGCGGCGAGGTCGATGACCGATCCGTCGCCAGGGTCGGCGATCTCGACGCGCTGCCTGCGTGGCAGGAGGAATGTCCACGTCGCGCCCGGCACGGACTCGAGGGCAACGTCGCCGACCTGCCCACCCGAGACGGGGATCGCGACACGGTCATTGTCGATGAGCTTCCCGCTCGTCGAGCGCGCCGGGGTGGGCGACACGATCGCGACGATCGCACCGTCGGATGGGGTGCCGTCCGGGTCGACGATCGTGCCGGTGATGGTCCATGACATGTGGTGTCCTCTCAGCCCTTGTCGGCGCGCGTGTAGGTGATGCGAATCTGCGGGGGTGCGCTCGGGTGGCGGTGATTCGCGAAGTAGCCCTGGTTCGTGGCGCCGTAGAACCATGTCGGGCCGAGGCGCACGCCCGTTGACGTCGGGGTGATCCACGACGTCGGCACCGTCACCCATTGCCACTGCGAGCGCGTCGTGAACTTCTTCTCGACGCCCTTCTTCGGGTCGCCCGGGCTGGTGTCCGTCGCCGGGATCGACGTAGCACCCAGCGGTAGGAGCGTGAGGGTGCCGCCTGTCGCGTTCGACCAGTACAGCGATTGCACGCCGATCTCGACCTTGGTGACCGTCGCGCCGGTGAGTGCTTGCGCGATCGTCTTTCCCTTCTCGCCGAAGAACGCGGGGTCATTGCACACGAACGCTGAGTGCGTGAGGGCGTCGCCGCCGTGGCGCAGGATGCCCTGCTGATAGTCGGCATTGGAGTCGGCGCCGGCCTTGTCGAAGGAGCGGCTGACCGACGCCTTCCACTGGCTGACGAACTGGCTGACAGCCGCACCGCCGACCGGGTAACCCGTGTCGGGCACGTACGGTCCGATGTCCTGCACGGTGAGCAGCCACGCCGCCGCCGTTGGAACCGAGTATGTCATCGTCGCGTTCTTCACGGCGCTCGCCACGAGGATCTTCATCTGCACAGGCCCGCCCGCCTCGATCTGCGGCGTCAGTGTCGCCACGAGCGTGTCACTGACAGGCCCACCCGCCGCGGTCGAGGGCCTTACGCTGTACACGGTCGGCGACGTCGTCGTCGGCGTCGCAGGCGACGGCGACGCTTGCGTGCCAACCGCCGTGTAGAGGCACAGACCAACAGACGCGCCCGACGAAGGCGCGTTCACGTAGTAGGCATATGGCATCGTCACCTGATAGGTGCGTCCGGGCCACACTGTCGCGGTCACCACATGCAGCGGCGTGATGACTTCCGTCGTCTGCGCGGTAACTGCCCTCCCGGCGACGGTCTTGCCCATGTTGCTGATGCCCGCGAGCGCCCACGGCAGCGTGTCGAGCCATGACGCGCCCGACGATCCCGCGTATGGCAGGCGCTGGCCGATGAGGTCGGCGCCCGCGATCGACACGTCATCCGCGACCGTGACCGAGTTCGCGGCGACGTCACCGTCAGGGCTGATCGAAGCGCGCGTCACGCCCGCCGAGTCCGCGATCGTCAGCGAGTTCGTCGCCGCCGACCCGAGCGCCGTCGCCATGTACTGCGTTCCGTCCTCGGCGACCGTGTACGTCGAGAAGCCCTTGTCGTCGATGCGTGCGTAAGACTTCGACCAGTCGCCCGCCATGATCGCGCCCGTCGTGCCAATGCCGATCGACGCGTTCAAGAAGCCCGACTGGATATTCTCGGCCTTGACCGTCTGGATCGTCGCGAGCGCCGCGGCGATCTTGCCGGCGTCGATGTCGTCTGCGGTGATCTTGTGCGCGGCGAGGATCTGCGCGGTCAGCTTCTCGATGACGGCGTCACCGATCTTCGCGTCCGACGCCACAAGGTGCGACACGTCGAGCGTGAGGATCTGAGCGACGAGCGCGCCGAGGCTGTTCGTGTCGAGCTTCGGTGCGTAGATCGAGCCGTCGGTGATCCGAGTCGCGTCGAGCGGCATCGTCGCGATCTCTTCCATGCGCGCATCGACGCGCGCCGCTGATTCGGCGAGGTCGACCTTGAGCTGCTCGAAGACTTCCGGGTCGACGGCTGCGCCCACCTCGACCATGACGAGCTCGCGATGCTCACTGACCTTGCCCGGCAGGGAGCGTGCGACGATCGTCACCCACACCTCGCCCGGCTCGGCCATCCACGTCACCGACGCGCCACCAGGCGACTCGATCGTCGCGACGCGTGTCGTCGACATGGGCAGCGGGTCGACCTCGAAGTCCTGCGAGGCGCCGACGTGCACCTCGACACGCGCGAAGTCCATCGGTGCGACGGCGCCGTCCGCCCACGAGCCGTCCCACGTCGCCGTCACCTGCAGCTGCCCGCCGACGACGTCGAGGCCGGTCGGCGCCGGCGGGGGTGGGCCGGTCACGACGACGGGCGCGGTCGTGTCGTCGTGCTGCTTGCCGACGATCGCCGTCAGTTGCCCGTCGGCGTCGTAGTGTTCGATCGCGCCGTCCTCGACCGAGGAGTGCGCGAGCTGCGGGACGTTCTGCGCCTTCACGCCCTCCTCGAGGCGGCGCAGGCGCCGGGCGAGCTCACGGAACTCTCCGCTCATGTCGTCACCTCTCCTCGAGCCACCGTGAGGGTGGCTGTGTCCTTGTCGGGGCTGAGGGTGTAGCTGATGATGCGTAGCTGCATCGTCCAGTCACCCGCCCAGCCTTGCCCGTCGCCGCGGACGGTGATCGTGTCGCCCAAGCCCCATGAGCCGAGCGGCGCGTTCGGGTGATCGCGTACGACGATGGAGGCGATGTCAGCGCCGAGCGTCGCGGCCTTTCCCTCACGTGCGGCGCGGGCGTCAGCGTCGGCCTTCGTGCGCAGGCTCTTGTCGGTGACCGTCTTCACGCGGCGCAGCCGGCCGGGCGTCGACGCTTTCCAGGTGCCGCGCACCATCGCGCGGCCCTCACCGGCGCCGAGGACGACGACCTCCGTCGCGATCTGCTCGGCCTTCTCCGTCAGCGCAGGCGCCTCGACGATGTTCTCGCCGACGACGAAGCGCAGGTCATCACGCACCCGCCCGGCGAGCGGCGCGGCGAAGCGCAGCACATGGCGGGGCGCGTCACCGTCCCACGAGTGATCCTCGACGTAGTCGAAGTTGCCCTGCTCGCAGATCGTGTCGAGCTTCGCGCCGAGGTCAGCGTCCGCGTACCAGGCGAGGGTGAACGGCTCGAGCTGCTCGCCCTCCGTGTCCTCCTTCGGGGCCTGCTTCGTGGCGATACCGACCACGTCGAACAGGTCGGCCGGGATACCGTCTTCCGGGCCCTCCACCCACGAGACCTGGGTGTTCTTACGCTCACGCACGATCACCTCCGACCCAGCAGGCAGTGGCTTGGGCACGGTGCGCCGCGATTCGCCGTAGAGGGTTTCGACCACGGCAGGTTTCGCCGGCGTCGTCGTCACCGTGACCTTCTTCGTCTTCGGGTCAACCCGCTTCACCTTCACCGCCGGTTTCGCGGGCGTCTTCGTGCGCTGAAACCGCCACAACGTGCCCTCTGCCGGGAGCGCAGGCAAACGCGAGTTGTCCACGTACAAGGGCAACTGGTCCACGCTCTGACGGCCCAGCAGCACGCCCGACTTGTCAGACTCGAGCGTCAGCCCGAGATTCGCGCCCGGCTGTGCCTGAATGTGCTCCCACACGTGGCGGAAGACGTCGAGGGCGTCGGTGTTGACGAAGCTCTTTTCCCCGCCGTACGGGGTGCCCTTCGCGAAGCCGACGAAGCCGAGGCCGGACAAGCTGAGCTTGGGGCCAGCCTTCTCGACGTCGGTGAGAATCCACGCGCCGCGCGCTCGCCCGTCGAGTTCGACCCAGATCACCGTTGACCAGGCGATGAGCACGTCGAGGCCCGCGTCGGTGAGGTTGGCGACCTCGACGGGGATCGTCGCGCGCAGCGACGACGTACCTGACAGCGTGAACTCTGGTTCGACGTCGGCG
This region of Dermacoccus nishinomiyaensis genomic DNA includes:
- a CDS encoding peptidoglycan-binding domain-containing protein, encoding MVDSAWADSKLAAAHLLAAVNDLKALGCYALEYPKANPSFHINGSRHAATGYGGRACACDVNRDPRGPNSEDERAWFEKVGQHIAWGHGLSVTCGIYGYVENHSGANMHLHIDDGPWSNVGDKRGVFRTPKAARPTLPAWPVRAFQKAHGLVVDGIPGKLTISALQKLVGAKVDGIAGRETWSKVQAKVGAVVDGIPGGETYFKLGVAIEGGEL
- a CDS encoding peptidoglycan recognition protein family protein — translated: MSLPITTIPSPNFTRGRARNVRVVVIHTVEAPERGTIAEDVARNWFATAAARSSAHYVVDSDSIVRCVDEANTAWATPGANADGLQIEHAGYAAQNPGQWGDDYSRAMLELSARLTADLCRRYAIPAVHLTPSQLAAGARGIIGHVDATNAYGPRGGHTDPGPSFPWDTYIAKVRGYLGQAAAVAPSNTFPLPPGHWYGPNDGTVRSHSGVRVADKGVVARIQKAVGASADGIYGPATKAKVAAWQAAHKLTADGLVGPLTWKAMNV
- a CDS encoding sialidase family protein — encoded protein: MLELQPTTARTLSHTGGYEAFPYAATNGASTLALWRSAKAYGHADDPAAIIRGARFDAQSQAWSDAVAQSGPPPGTAPAGLAWDPIGKRWVMLGLSAASGLRSSLWTSPSGGSWTRKVDLAERWSWFFACDLAIDADLWVVAGYGALTGGRTWQPIITTTRDGGATWSAPTIPAGLPDFGEKGWSEPQVVKLPSGRWLMAIRNDLDYGIHLASSPDGLSWTYERRIASDVSGSPEIAVTADGVIVILVRRRPAKVEWHGEWAWLVSYDDGASWARRDDFPSDGRFMLYGALAQSPQGLTCVFAAEDDVTRPWESSSILVTTLERRDKRVELPDAPAVVSRVDAQRAKEWQPAAWRFFATRLHGDGTETMLHPDLPLADVEPEFTLSGTSSLRATIPVEVANLTDAGLDVLIAWSTVIWVELDGRARGAWILTDVEKAGPKLSLSGLGFVGFAKGTPYGGEKSFVNTDALDVFRHVWEHIQAQPGANLGLTLESDKSGVLLGRQSVDQLPLYVDNSRLPALPAEGTLWRFQRTKTPAKPAVKVKRVDPKTKKVTVTTTPAKPAVVETLYGESRRTVPKPLPAGSEVIVRERKNTQVSWVEGPEDGIPADLFDVVGIATKQAPKEDTEGEQLEPFTLAWYADADLGAKLDTICEQGNFDYVEDHSWDGDAPRHVLRFAAPLAGRVRDDLRFVVGENIVEAPALTEKAEQIATEVVVLGAGEGRAMVRGTWKASTPGRLRRVKTVTDKSLRTKADADARAAREGKAATLGADIASIVVRDHPNAPLGSWGLGDTITVRGDGQGWAGDWTMQLRIISYTLSPDKDTATLTVARGEVTT